GCCGACCGGCCCTGCGAATCCCGACGGCGCCCCGGTGAGCTCGCGAACCTTCGGCTCCTCGGCCAGCCGCACCCACTCGGCGCCCAGGAAGTTGCGCACCTTGATCTCGTTGATCCCGAAAGCGCCGGAGACCAGCACGGCCACGTCGCCGACGGAGGTCTCGAAGAGCAGCGTCTTGATCAGCGCCCCGGGCGGGATCCCGAGGAATCCCGACACCTCTTCGATGGTCCGCATCGAAGGGGTGGAGACTTTCCGCGCGGGGCCCGGTTCTTTCGGGCCGACGGTTCCTTCTTCCGGAGGGAGGCACTCCGCCTTCTCCACGTTCGCCCCGTAGGCGCAGGAAGCGCAGGAAACGATCGCGTCCTCGCCCGAGTCGGCGATCACCATGAACTCGTGAGAGCTCGAGCCGCCGATGTTGCCGGTGTCGGCCTCGACGGCCCGGAAATCGAGCCCCATCCGGCGGAAGACCCGGCAGTACGCGTCGTACATCTTCCGGTACGACTCCTTCGCTCCCTCCTCGTCGATGTCGAAGGAGTAGGCGTCCTTCATGAAGAACTCGCGCCCCCGCATCAGCCCGAAGCGCGGGCGGATCTCGTCGCGGAACTTGTCCTGGATCTGATAGAGGTTCATCGGGAGCTGCCGGTACGACCGGATCTCCCGCCGGACGAGGTCGGTGACCACCTCCTCGTGGGTCGGCCCCAGGCAGAACTCCCGGTCCGCGCGGTCCTTGAACCGGAGCAGCTCCTTCCCGTAGGCGTCCCACCGGCCGCTTTCCTTCCACAGCTCGGACGGTACCACCGCGGGCATCAGCACCTCCTGGGCGCCCGCCCGATCCATCTCCTCCCGGATGATCCGCTCCACTTTCCGCAGGACCTTCAGCCCCGCCGGCAGGTAGTTGTAGATCCCGGAGGCGACCTTCCTTATGAACCCGCCGCGCAGCATCAGCCGGTGGCTGACGACCTCCGCGTCGGAGGGAGTTTCCTTGGTGGTGGGCATCAGGTACCGGGTATAACGGATCACGTGCCGCTCCTTTTTTCGCCCGCAAGTCTCCGCGCGGTGCGGACGACCTCGGCGACGATGTCTTTCTCCTTCACTTTCCTCACGACCTCCCCCTTGAGGAA
The Thermodesulfobacteriota bacterium DNA segment above includes these coding regions:
- a CDS encoding proline--tRNA ligase; its protein translation is MRYTRYLMPTTKETPSDAEVVSHRLMLRGGFIRKVASGIYNYLPAGLKVLRKVERIIREEMDRAGAQEVLMPAVVPSELWKESGRWDAYGKELLRFKDRADREFCLGPTHEEVVTDLVRREIRSYRQLPMNLYQIQDKFRDEIRPRFGLMRGREFFMKDAYSFDIDEEGAKESYRKMYDAYCRVFRRMGLDFRAVEADTGNIGGSSSHEFMVIADSGEDAIVSCASCAYGANVEKAECLPPEEGTVGPKEPGPARKVSTPSMRTIEEVSGFLGIPPGALIKTLLFETSVGDVAVLVSGAFGINEIKVRNFLGAEWVRLAEEPKVRELTGAPSGFAGPVGLSVRTIADLSVRAIASGATGANEKDAHLVDVVPGRDFTPEAYADLRVVGEGDACPRCGGGLRVSRGIEVGHVFRLGTKYSEAMRAVCLDADGREQVIAMGCYGIGVGRTAAAAIEQNHDDDGIVWPISIAPFETVIIPVNVKNADVASAAEKLASDLDASGVEVLLDDRDERPGIKFKDADLVGIPVRVTLGEKNVAAGFGELRDRKTGETIRVELPKLAESVLKMVARKKAECSA